The genomic region CTATTAAGGTATGGGGTGAAAGTGGGAAACACATATATGGCCTTCTGTTTGGAATGATATCATTGATAAAACAGGTATGCAGACACTTTCTTGCCCTGTTCAGGTGTGTATTTACTGCATGGTTAAGAGGAACAAAGATTTAACATTCAGTTTTCTTCTATTGTTTTTCACCCTTGATAATTCTAGCTTTTACTTACTCGCTGCCGATTCTTTTCTTCAAGTAGTCTAGTATTGCCGTTACCATCTCCAATTCTCCATCTCCAAATAAGTTTGATATTTCACTATTTTACGTGCTTCTTTGATTTGATTAGACTATTCTAAGCACTCTGGCTTCAATATCTGTTTTCTCGTGGTGGAGAAGTTACCACCAAAGCTTTGGACCCTATGTTATCAAGTCAAAAAATCTCCACAAGGAGCCTTAAGTTCAAATTTGTCTGCCATGACTTTGAACTATCATAGAACGTTCATCAGCTACATTTCTGTGTGGCCTAGGTGCTTCACTTCTTTCAATAGTAAGAAATGTAGCCTAAGTGCTTCACTTCTTTCAATAGTGGAGCTATACTTTCAAAAAACTATAATTCAGATATTTTTCTGTCCTGGTAAACAGTTACACAAATGGGTATTGTTTTGTGGTTTTTCTTGTTCATCTTCACTTTGCTTCCTTTCCAGTATAGTGCTCAGCTTTATAACATAACTCCTTCAAACCCATTAGCAGTAGGAGAAACTCTAGTCTCCCCTGGCAGCATTTATGAAATTGGGTTCTTCAGTTTGAGTAATTCCACTGATAGGTATCTGGGGTTATGGCACAACAATATATATCCCCGGAAATATGTGTGGCTAGCCAACAGAGAAAAGCCTCTTTCAGTTGCAGACACATCGGCTACTCTGAGAATTAGCAGCAATGGGAGTCTGGAGCTTGTAGATGGGAAACAGAACACTGTCTGGTCAACCACAGAAGTATCAGCATCTAATAGTACTTCAGCTGTTGCAGTTCTTCTAGACACTGGAAACTTTGTTGTGAAAGACGATATAGGAGCTGATGAGTTTATATGGCAGAGCTTTGATTATCCTTGTGACACTATGCTACCTGGCCAGCTGCTAGGATTCGATAGTAAATCCGGAAAGAGGTATGTCCTGACTAGCTGGAAAAGTGATAATGATCCATCAATGGGTATATTCTTGTCTGGACTTTCAGCAGAGACACCATCACAAGTGTTTGTTTGGATTGACAATGGATCAACTCCTTACTACAGAAGTGGACCATGGGATAAATCAAAGTTCATTGGGGTAGTGAACGAAGATACAAATTGGCAGTATTTAAGTGGATATACTCTTGATGATGATGTGAAGCAAGGAACAAAGTACTTGTCTTTCTATACTTTGGTGGACAATATTTCTGGATATACAGAAATGTCTTCAGATGGTTCAGTGAGGCTTTTGTATTCAGAAAATGGCAAGAACTGGAGTGCTGTCTTGAAACTTATAAAGAATCCATGTGACGTTTATGGAACATGTGGACCTTTTGGGGTTTGCAGGGCTTCTGAATCTCCAATCTGCAAGTGTTTGAAAGGGTTTGTACCAAAATTGCGCGACGAATGGAGCGAAGGGAACTGGAGTGGAGGGTGTGTGCGGCAAACAAAATTGTTTTGTGATAGACAAACAAATATCTCAGTCTCAACTACAGGAAAAATAGATGATGGGTTTTCGAAGATGGCAAGGTCCAAAGTCCCAGATCATCATGAATTTAGGTCCTCTTTAGGCGCAGATGCAAATACATTTGAAGACTGCAAGATGGTGTGCCTAAAAAATTGTTCTTGCTTGGCCTATGCATATATTAATACTATCGGGTGTTTGGTCTGGTCCAATTACCTTATTGATATACAGGTATTTCCCTCTGATGGAGTAGATCTATATATTCGCCTAGCACAGTCTGAACTAGGTAAATTTCACAATTAGTATATCAATTTTGATATTTTCTTTCTGTCTAATGCATGTGTTTGTAACATTGTATGATTATATAACTTAAAAATTCTCTTTTCTTTTATCCTTTTTCATTTTTCAGACGAAGCAAAGCCAATAAAGCTGATTGTCAGCCTTACAGCTATTGGTTTTATGAGTTTGTTGGCTGCCATAGTTTTTTGTTTATACAGATTGCGTGCCAACCAAAAGGGTAAGAAGATAATGAAAGGATGGTCTAGAGAAGGTCTCCTAGAATATATAGGAAATAATGATTCCTCGGAGCTAAAGATATATGATTTTGATAACATACTAGTCGCCACAGACGGTTTCAGCATCAAAAACAAACTCGGGCAAGGAGGATTTGGCCCAGTTTATAAGGTATCTTCTTTCCTGAATAAAAAAAAAAACTTATATAGCCCTTCAACAGGTACATGATACAGGAATTGATAGAATTATTGTCTTGTGTAAAATGTAGGGAATGCTACCGGAAGGGAAGGAAATAGCCGTAAAAAGACTATCAAGTAGCTCAGGGCAAGGTGTAGAGGAGTTCAAGAATGAAATATTGTTGATCTCCAAGCTTCAACACAAAAATCTTGTCAGGATTATGGGTTGTTGTGTTAAGGAGGATGAGAAGTTACTTGTTTACGAATTCATGCCAAACAAAAGCTTGGATACCTTCCTATTTGGTGAGTTTAGGCTTTCATATTTGGCTGCAGTAACTTACTTTTGAGTTCGTACCTATCTTATTTTGAATATACGTTTTCATCTCTGAGCTAGCACTTGGTAAAATTTGTGTTTCTAACATAAAGCTATGACTCAATTCACTGTGCCATGGCACAAATAATCTATGTTTGGGGGGGGGGGTGTTACCATTAAGATGTATTACTGATGATTTGATTGTTTGGTTAGATCAAAAGAAGAGAGCAGAGCTTGATTGGGCGACACGATTTAATATCATTCAGGGTGTAGCTAGAGGGCTTCTTTATCTCCATCATGATTCATACTTGAAGATAGTGCACAGAGATCTGAAAGTAAGCAATATTCTCTTGGATGAGAAAATGAATCCAAAAATTTCGGATTTCGGATTGGCACGCATAGTTGAAGGAACACAAGATCTTGAAAATACTCAGAAGGTAGTGGGAACACGGTAAGAATCATTTCTTTCAAACTCTATCCAATGGTTGCATGATTAGGTTGCTTTTGTCAAAACTTAACTGCAGATTAGTTGCATGGCATTTTTTTCTTAAAGCCAGAAACCAAAACAAGATATTTTGTTGATCATTTACATGCATACTAATGAGCTTTCTGTGCAGTGGCTACATATCTCCAGAGTATGCCATGGGCGGAATATATTCCGAAAAATCTGATGTCTACAGTTTTGGGGTGTTGGTATTGGAGGTTATTAGCAGCAAGAAGACTGCAAGCTTTTATTCAAATGACCAACAGCTAGGCTTTCTAGCACATGTAAGTTCATATTCTTCATAATTAATCTTAATGTGAATTTACTAGCAATCTCTCTCAATTTGTGTAAACCATAAATATCAGAACTAATTGTTTGCGACAATCGTTTTAATTTTGTTTTCGGATCAGGCATGGAAGTTGTGGAATGAAGACAAAGGACTAGAGTTGGTAGATGAATTACTAGGGGATTCATATTCCTCATCAGAAGTAATGAAATGTGTGCATATTGGACTTCTTTGTGTACAAGACAATGCTACAGATAGGCCAACCATGACAGATATTGCGTTGATGCTAAGTAGTGAAATCGATGGTCCAAAACCTAAGGAGCCTTTGTTCACTATCCAGAATTCAGTTTCTTATCCTAAACCACAGTATGAAAATATTGATTCCTCCAAAAATGAAGCAAGCATTACAGTGATCGAAGGGCGATAAGCTATATGTAGCACAATTTTGCATTGCAGATTTAATGAATTCTAGTTTTTCAGACTATGAGAACTGTTGTGATTTCCAACATATTGTTCAAATTTTTCGTTTTTTTTTTCGGTTGTTTAGTTTCTAATGTAAGGAGCTCAAAATGATATACCGCTATAACATTATAACATTAGAGCGGTATATCATTATGTTTTTTCTTTGGCCGATAATGCAAGCAAAATCATTGTAATTAGACAAAACTAAAAGCATTGTACTGTAACGTTTCTAATATGTGATCTCTCCTCTCTACTAGAGTCGGAGAATACAAATTTTGTTCTTTTTTTTATTCCATTGTAGTAGTAGAAGCCTACACATATTGACTCTTCCCGCCAAATTCACGCACCTAATCTAATGCTCATTACACCCAACACTAAATGACACCGACTATTGGGCCTCACATTTTGGTTCCTGTTCAAAAAAGAGTTGGGCTGCACGTTTGCCTCCAATGAGGAGAAAAACCTGGCCCTGAATATGGGCCTATATGTGCCGGTTCCTCTTTCCTTTCCCTCTTCCGCCAGATTTTTCTAACCACACACCCAAACAATGCTCCCTGCACCCAACACTAAAAGACATTCTGAAACCCACCAGCTTTGCCCTTTCTGAAATCAAAATGAAAGAATAGCCAGCAATGGCTGCTAACTTTGAACCTTTTAAAGATTTGAAGCTTTTGCCCATGATTGTTTTTCGGGTATGTCCCATTCTTGTTCACTAGTCATCAACTGGTTCTGTTCAGATTCAGCATTGTCTGTTTATTTTATAATTGGTTCTGTTCACCAATAATGGCTGCAATCCACTCAAGCTCTGATGTGCATAACAAAGCCGCCATATGGCGGCTTCTCATTCTGTCTTTGTTAAAACACGCGTCAACATATTTCAAAGTTAACTGCGCAGTACATTGAAAGCAATCATGCATTGCAGATTGAGTTAAACAAGATATGGTATTGGATATTGGTTGTCATATTTTTTGGATCACATTGTTGGTATCGGATATTGGTTGTCATATTTTTTGGTCACCAATGGCTGTTGAGATCAGAAGGTTTAGTGTTATGAAGTTGTCATTGTTCTTGTTGTTCATGTTGAGTTTTCTTTCGTTGCAGGATTGTGCTGAAGTTTATAGCTTAAATGCTTCACAATCTTTGTCACAGGGGCAAACTCTTGTTTCCCCTGGTCAGGTTTTCGAGTTGGGATTCTTCATTCCTAATGGTTCTGATTATCAGTATGTGGGGTTGTGGCACAAGAACATAACTCCACGTAAAGTTGTATGGGTGGCCAACAGAGGAAAGCCTCTTG from Fragaria vesca subsp. vesca linkage group LG3, FraVesHawaii_1.0, whole genome shotgun sequence harbors:
- the LOC101312617 gene encoding G-type lectin S-receptor-like serine/threonine-protein kinase SD1-29-like, with product MGADLWQTFDYPSDTLLPNMMLGFDSNTGIWNLLTSWKGENDPSTGIFSVVLSEQMPTQLFILKNESTPHWRSGPWDKSKFVGIPGMSTQYLSGFTLDDNVRQGTRYFSYSIYDKTLACMDISSDGILQIMISENGENWGINWAAPVNTCEIYGACGPYGFCKASDPPVCKCLKGFKPKSVEEWSKGNWTGGCVRQTKLSCETHTNTSVSTTVKKDEFWKMENSKIPDLHEYLTSLSDNVWEDCKTQCLSNCSCLAYAYIVNIGCLVWSKDLIDIQEFISGGEDIFIRLAHTDSGDGKRTKLIVSLIAIVFISILGSIVFGWQRFLARKKGNFEYRGNIEVTTTPFESIDTTETSSDTLLEYIREHDRSEQFMYNFDTIFIATNHFSSTNKLGEGGFGPVFKGKLPVGKEIAVKRLSRSSGQGVEEFKNEMLLIAKLQHKNLVKIMDPSRRAELDWARRYVIINGVARGLLYLHHDSCLKVIHRDLKVSNILLDEKMNPKISDFGLARIVQGTENLENTQKVVGTRGYMSPEYAMGGIFSEKSDVYSFGVLVLEIISGRKINCFYYNDQLPSLLAYAWHLWSQDRGLELVDEVLADSYSSSEVMRCLQIGLLCVQDNAVDRPGMPEVVLMLSSNTYSPRPKEPIFTFHNSVSPPTCSGVTQMGIVLWFFLFIFTLLPFQYSAQLYNITPSNPLAVGETLVSPGSIYEIGFFSLSNSTDRYLGLWHNNIYPRKYVWLANREKPLSVADTSATLRISSNGSLELVDGKQNTVWSTTEVSASNSTSAVAVLLDTGNFVVKDDIGADEFIWQSFDYPCDTMLPGQLLGFDSKSGKRYVLTSWKSDNDPSMGIFLSGLSAETPSQVFVWIDNGSTPYYRSGPWDKSKFIGVVNEDTNWQYLSGYTLDDDVKQGTKYLSFYTLVDNISGYTEMSSDGSVRLLYSENGKNWSAVLKLIKNPCDVYGTCGPFGVCRASESPICKCLKGFVPKLRDEWSEGNWSGGCVRQTKLFCDRQTNISVSTTGKIDDGFSKMARSKVPDHHEFRSSLGADANTFEDCKMVFPSDGVDLYIRLAQSELDEAKPIKLIVSLTAIGFMSLLAAIVFCLYRLRANQKGKKIMKGWSREGLLEYIGNNDSSELKIYDFDNILVATDGFSIKNKLGQGGFGPVYKGMLPEGKEIAVKRLSSSSGQGVEEFKNEILLISKLQHKNLVRIMGCCVKEDEKLLVYEFMPNKSLDTFLFDQKKRAELDWATRFNIIQGVARGLLYLHHDSYLKIVHRDLKVSNILLDEKMNPKISDFGLARIVEGTQDLENTQKVVGTRGYISPEYAMGGIYSEKSDVYSFGVLVLEVISSKKTASFYSNDQQLGFLAHAWKLWNEDKGLELVDELLGDSYSSSEVMKCVHIGLLCVQDNATDRPTMTDIALMLSSEIDGPKPKEPLFTIQNSVSYPKPQYENIDSSKNEASITVIEGR